The genomic stretch GCTGACGGTGTAGCGGCAGTTTATACAAGAAAAGCACCAAATATGACCTTAGGATGTAACGGTTCAAGAAAGTATGCTGGAATTAAGCCAGAGGAAGTTGTTGTTGCCTTCCCACCAGAAAAATTAAAAGACATTGTTGAAGCAATTGAACACTTTAGACAAGTATGGACTTGTGGTCATTAAATAAATTTATTTTAAATTTGGAGGGATAATATATGTCAAAAGTAAAAATTGAACTCTTTACATCACCTATGTGTCCTCATTGTCCAGCGGCTAAGAGAGTTGTTGAAGAAGTTGCAAGTGAAATGCCAGATGCTGTTGAAGTAGAATATATAAATGTTATGGAAAATCCACAAAAGGCTATGGAATATGGGATAATGGCTGTTCCTACAATTGTAATTAATGGAGAAGTTGAATTTGTGGGGGCTCCAACAAAAGAGGCATTAGTTGAAGCAATTAAGAAAAGATTATAAAAAGTGAAAAACTATGAAGTTAAGAATTGTGTGTAAGGATGAAAATATTTCTAACAATGATGAACTTTCCATAAAATGTGAGGTTTGTAGAGGAAAAGATATAGTAACAATGATAAAAATGCTAAAAGAAGAATATGATATTGATGAAGTAATTATACCAAACTGCGAAATCCTTAAACATAGATGTGAATATTTAATTCAATAATATTATTTATTTTTTATTCTAAAATTAATTTAAAATCTTATATATTTAAATATTGTATCAAACTTCGTTGTTTGATACCCTATAACTGCCCCTATCGATGATGGAACTGCAAAATCAAAGCCAAAAATCTCTGTACATAAAACAGCTCCTCCCAAAGGAGCATTAGTTGAGGCAGATAATGATGTAGCTATTCCTAAAACTATATATGGGACGGGATTAGCTCCAATAATACTACCAAATATTGCTCCAGAAATCGCTCCAATACACATAGATGGAAATATCAAACCTCCAGGAACTCCAGAACCTACTGTGAAAGATGTTGCAAATATCTTTCCAATAAGTATTAAAACCAATAATATCAAAGAATATTTTATAAAAAATAAATCTTTTATAAGATCTAAACCTAAACCAAAAATTTCTGGAATAAAGTAGCCAATTACTGCCACTATAATTCCACCAATCAATGTTTTAATACAGTAGGGTAGTTTAATAGTATCAAAGGTTGAAGATATTTTTCTATATGTTTTTATGTAAAGATATGCAATAAAAGAACAAAAAAACGCCCCAATTATAAACCAAATAAAGTCCATTGGATGTAAAGTATAGATAAAATAAACATTAAATAAATGTCTTTTTCCAGTGCTGAGATAATAAATAATATAACCTACGACACTTGCAATAATTGGGGGTAAAATGTTAATATAGCTAAAGTTTTCGTGCTCAATAATCTCACATGCTAATATTGCAGTTCCTAAAGGAGCGGCAAATGCCCCACTTAATCCTCCTGCAATTCCGGTAATTATAACTAACTCTCTATTTCTTAACTTCAATAATCTATATAGCTCATCAGCAAAGGATGCACTTGATTGAACACAAGGTCCTTCTTTCCCAGCACTACCTCCAACTGCTATAACTATCCCAGCCAATAAAACTTTTAAAAGTCCTTTAATCCAAGTTAATGGAATATTGTTATTTAACGCCTTTAAAACTCTATCTATCCCAGAACCTTTCAATTCATAAATGTAATCTACAAATAATCCACAAATAAAAAATACTATTGGAATTAATAAAATATTATTTTTTTCTGGGAAGTGTTCTATAATAATTGATAAAATAATAGAACTTAATCCTCCAACAATTCCAATTAGTGAGGCAATACTTATCCATTTTAACATTTTTATTAATCTATTTATTTTTTTACTAACAATATTCATAATCATAATATTCCTCCATAATAAAATAATTACTACTATATAATATAATATTTAATATTTTTTGAAAATTTATTTTAAAGTTTCTGGTGAAATTATGATTTCAAAGACAGCAAAAATAGCAAAAACTGCTGTAATCGTTGGAGATGTAACCATTGGAGAGTATTCTTCAGTTTGGTACAACGCTGTAATTAGAGGAGATTTAGAAAAAATAATAATTGGTAATTATTCCAATGTTCAAGATTGTTGTGTAATTCATTGCTCTAAAGGATATCCAGTAAGAATTGGAGATTATGTTTCAATAGGGCATGGAGCAGTAGTTCATGGCTGTATTATAGAGAATAATGTCTTAGTTGGAATGAATGCTACAATATTAAATGGAGCGAAAATTGGAGAAAATTGTATAATTGGGGCCAATGCATTAGTTACTCAAAATAAGGAGATTCCACCAAACAGTTTAGTTTTAGGAGTCCCTGGTAGAGTGGTTAGAACCTTAACAGACGAGGAAATTAAAAGTATAAAGGAAAATGCTTTAAGGTATGTTGAACTATCTAAAAATCTTAAATAAATAACCATAGAGCATAAATAATAAATAATAGGTATTTAAAATTTTAAATAAAAATAAATTGTAGGGTGGTATTTGTGGTAAATTTAGGATTTGTTATTGCCGAATTTAATAGAGACATAACCTATATGATGGAAAAAGTTGCCGAAGAACACGCTGAATTTTTAGGGGCTACTGTAAAATATAAAATTATAGTTCCAGGAGTTTTTGATATGCCTTTAGCTGTAAAAAAATTGTTAGAAAAAGACGATGTCGATGCTGTTGTGACAATTGGATGCGTTATTGAAGGAGAAACAGAGCATGATGAAATTGTTGTCCATAACGCTGCAAGAAAAATAGCAGATTTAGCACTACAATATGATAAACCAGTAACTCTTGGAATTTCAGGGCCAGGAATGACAAGATTACAGGCACAGGAGAGAGTAGATTATGGTAAAAGGGCTGTAGAGGCGGCTGTTAAAATGGTTAAGAGATTAAAAGTCTTAGAAAAATAAAATTTTTGGGATATTTATGATTTTAGAAGAAGTTTATGAAATTATTAAAAAAAGAATAGAGGAAAAGCCAGAAAATTCTTATGTGGCTAAATTAACAACTGATGATGAAAAAAAATCAGCCATAAATAAAATATGTGAAAAAATTGGAGAAGAATCTACGGAGTTAATTTTAGCCGCTAAAGATGACAAAAAAGATGAAATCATTTATGAGGCGGCAGATTTAATATTTCATACAATGGTTTTGTTAGCATACAAAAATATAGAGTTTAAAGAATTATTACAAGAATTTGAAAGAAGAAGAAAATAAAAAGAAATAAAAAACAAATTATATTTTAAAAATCTTTCTTTTACTTTCTTTTATTAACTCTTACATTCTTATATTATTTTTACTTAATAATCAAGACAGTATAAACTTATATATTTGTAACAAACTCCCAGAATGACTTAACTGCACTTGGGTTTTTAGGTCTTCTACTTTTAACTAAATATAGGTATCTTACAATGTCCAAATCTTCTACAGGAACTATTTTAACTAAACCAGCATCTTCTGCCTTTTTTGCTGGAATTTCAGAAACTATACTAACTCCATATCCCTCAGATACTGCTGTAATTACTGCTGAATGACTACCTACTCTCATTACTACATTTAAATCCATTATTGAATAACCTTTTTCATTTAATGCTTTTATAAACGCCTCTCTTGTACCTGAACCTACTTCTCTATCTATGTAATCCTCTTTTAAAATATCCTCTAATTTAGCAACTCCTTTTTTAGCAAGTGGATGATTAGGAGGAACAATTAAAACTAATCTATCTTTACCAATAATCGTATATTCATAATTTTTGTTTTTTAAGTAGCCTACTGCTGCTATGTCAGCCAATCCTTCATCTAACGCTTTGAAACATCTCTCAGAGTCAGATATAGTCATTTCAAAATCTACATTTTTGTATGAATTTTTGTATTCTTTAATTATTGAAGGGAGTATATGTTCTCCAGGAGTTGTAGAAGCATAAATTCTAATAATCCCCTCGGGATTTTCATGTATTGCTCTCATAAGCATTTTAGATTCATTTAACAAATCTAAAATTCTCTCAGCTCTTTCATATAAAATTTTTCCTTCCGGAGTTAAATCTACACCTTCTGGTGTTCTTAAAAATAGTTGAGCATCAAAAAATTTCTCTAGTGCTGATATATGATTACTTACAGTACCCTGCGTAATTCCTAATCGTTTAGCTGCCTTAGAAAAACTTTTTGTTTTACTTGCCACTATAAATGTTTGAAAATAACTTATTTTTGGATCCATATTATTCACCTATGTTTTGTATTTTGTAATTCCTATTAAGATAACTAATAATAGATATATATAAAGTTAATGTATTGTCATAAATTGAAAAACATAAAACTATCAATTGCTTATATATTAATATATATTAATATCCTGAAAAATCCTCTAAAACTACAATGTTCTTTTTTGTGTCATAAATAAAATAACTCTTGGGAGAAGGATTTACAATAATTGTTTTTCCTATTTTGTCAATACACCTACTCTCGTGTATATGACCACATGCACAGAATATAATATTATCATTAAACTCTTCAATTATTTTCCTTATAGATTTACTTCCAACATGAATATCATTATTTAAATCAATAATATCAGCCATAGTGTTATAAGGAGGGACATGAGTTATTAAAAATACATTTTTTAGATTTCTTACTAAATTTAAAAGTTTACAGTATAGTTCTTCCTCAGTATATTCATTTGGTGTATTAAAAGGAGTTTTATTACTTCCACCTAAACCAACAAAATTTATATTTTCAACTTTTTTTACTTTCCCATCTATGTTTAGTCCGTAATTGTTTAATTCATCTATAACTTCTTTAGTGTCACAATTCCCTGGAATGCAAAAAACATCCATATGGTCTGATAACTCAGACAACTTTTCTATAATCTCAATATTTCTTCCAAAGTGAGTAATATCTCCAGAGACTATTAAAACATCTGCAAAATCCTTAAATTCTTTAATTATTGGGGGAAATCTACCATGTAAATCTGTAATTCCCACGATTTTCACAAATCTCACCGTGAGTTTTATATACTTGAAATTAATTGATTATTTTATGAAGGCCCGAAACAGTTTCTTAATTTTTGTAACACCACAATATATAAATATCTTTAGTTAATTAACCGACGAGAGGGCTCTGCCTTCGAGGTTAATATAAATGCTTATAAATTTCATTTAAGGAGATGTTTCCTTTCTACCCAAGTCAATGAACCTATAACAGAAAGATTGGTATTCCCGATGAAGCTATGGGATGAAAACAACCCATTTTCATATCTATCGGATTTTATATAAATTAAGTTATTAAATGCTATGAAAATGAGAAACGGCCTTGGGATTCTCCCGATGTAGTAATATATGGGCGATTATAAACAATTATAAAATTTAGTTAGATATTTTTCATTATAATCGACTTTATAGACCACGTTGGGATTGGGCGTCATCAATTTCCGAATGGAAATCTCTGCCCCTGTCATGGACATAAAACCCTTATGGTTTTTAAGTTCTCGTCGCTTCACTCCGAGATAACCCCCGAGCCACCCATAATATCTTTGGTAATTCTTTAACTTTATCAAAAAACCATTTATCTTTAATGTTTAAAATTAGGTATTCTTTTCTTGGTTTTATCATTATTCTTATCTCTCTTTTGTCTTTATCGTATTTTATTAATGTTGTTTTAACTCTAACAAATAACCTTTTAACTATCGGTTTTGTTTTTGTTCTATAACCATTTTTATAATTCGATTTCCAACTATTTAGGATAGAATAGGAGGTTTTAATAATACCATCGATATAATGAGAGACATAATTCCAATTCTTTAGCAGTTTGTTTCTTAAATTTCTTTTGAATTCATTAGATTTCGGTAGTTTTGGTTTATCTTTTTTTAGTCCATTCGATATTATTCCAAATTAATGTCTATGCATTCGTTTAGTTTTTCTCTGCATTCGGTTAAAAAGGACTTAAGTTGATAGTTATGGCTAATCTTATAAGATATACTTGTCTATGAAAAATTAAACAGCTTCAAATGGCAATATTTCTCATACTTAACATTATTATTTTTAAATATACTTTCAACAGTGTTTAAAATCTCTCCATAACTATATTTTTTATTTAAATCTATATTATCCTTTAAAATTCTTCCAGCATCATCATCTCTCATATTTTTTATTAAAAATATTACAGAGCCATTTAATATTGTTGGATTTTTTAATATCTCATCTCTATCTCCATCTGTAATTCCCAAAATTTTTATTCCAAATCTTGATAATATATCTCCACATACTGTTGTAGTATCATCTCCTATTGTTATAGCACATATAACATCCTTATCTTTAATCATCTCTAAGACATCTTCTCCCGAGTGATTAACAAAAATAACATATCCTTCATTTATATCTTTATTAACAATTTTTGGTTTTGTAGGATGCCTCCTTAAAATTCCAGTTTTTATTACAGCCTTTTTTAAATCAATATTTTTTAATTTATTTATTCCTTCTTTTTTTAATTCTCCTCCAATAATATCAACAATTTTTCCATTCTCAGAAACTAAAATAACTTCATTACTATTTGCCTTTCCTATAACGACACCATTAACTAATATCGATTCTCCAACATCTACACCATGAACTTTTCTATAAACTCTCTTCTCATTTTCCCAAATCTCTAAGCCGTTACTTATGCATCTTTCAATTCTCAAATTTAATTCTTTTGATAGATAGTTAGCAATATCTTTTACAATTTTTGAGCCATTATCGTTCCAAATTATTATTGTTCCATCTTTTTCTCCAGGTCTTTCAATTTGAATAATTGGTTTATCTATATTTGCTCTTTCAACTACAATCTTTCCAAAAGTATGTCCAGTAATCTTTGACTTTCCATAGTTCATTAATATTAAAATATCACTGTCAGATAACTTCTTTAAAGATTGAGAGGGCATTAATTTTTCAGAAATGTCTATAATATCTTCCAATTCATTATCTATAACTGCTACTCTTCCCATTGTTCCTCCTAACTTAGCCTTAACTTCTCCAAATTTCTTTAATAAATTTATAATTTTTAATGCGTAGCCGCTATCAACAATCTCTGGACCATGAACAACAACCCCTATTTTCATTTAATTCACCATCTTATACTTCCATCTCCATA from Methanocaldococcus lauensis encodes the following:
- a CDS encoding selenium metabolism-associated LysR family transcriptional regulator, yielding MDPKISYFQTFIVASKTKSFSKAAKRLGITQGTVSNHISALEKFFDAQLFLRTPEGVDLTPEGKILYERAERILDLLNESKMLMRAIHENPEGIIRIYASTTPGEHILPSIIKEYKNSYKNVDFEMTISDSERCFKALDEGLADIAAVGYLKNKNYEYTIIGKDRLVLIVPPNHPLAKKGVAKLEDILKEDYIDREVGSGTREAFIKALNEKGYSIMDLNVVMRVGSHSAVITAVSEGYGVSIVSEIPAKKAEDAGLVKIVPVEDLDIVRYLYLVKSRRPKNPSAVKSFWEFVTNI
- a CDS encoding MJ0307 family thioredoxin codes for the protein MSKVKIELFTSPMCPHCPAAKRVVEEVASEMPDAVEVEYINVMENPQKAMEYGIMAVPTIVINGEVEFVGAPTKEALVEAIKKRL
- a CDS encoding DUF2117 family protein, which encodes MKIGVVVHGPEIVDSGYALKIINLLKKFGEVKAKLGGTMGRVAVIDNELEDIIDISEKLMPSQSLKKLSDSDILILMNYGKSKITGHTFGKIVVERANIDKPIIQIERPGEKDGTIIIWNDNGSKIVKDIANYLSKELNLRIERCISNGLEIWENEKRVYRKVHGVDVGESILVNGVVIGKANSNEVILVSENGKIVDIIGGELKKEGINKLKNIDLKKAVIKTGILRRHPTKPKIVNKDINEGYVIFVNHSGEDVLEMIKDKDVICAITIGDDTTTVCGDILSRFGIKILGITDGDRDEILKNPTILNGSVIFLIKNMRDDDAGRILKDNIDLNKKYSYGEILNTVESIFKNNNVKYEKYCHLKLFNFS
- a CDS encoding gamma carbonic anhydrase family protein, whose translation is MISKTAKIAKTAVIVGDVTIGEYSSVWYNAVIRGDLEKIIIGNYSNVQDCCVIHCSKGYPVRIGDYVSIGHGAVVHGCIIENNVLVGMNATILNGAKIGENCIIGANALVTQNKEIPPNSLVLGVPGRVVRTLTDEEIKSIKENALRYVELSKNLK
- a CDS encoding metallophosphoesterase: MKIVGITDLHGRFPPIIKEFKDFADVLIVSGDITHFGRNIEIIEKLSELSDHMDVFCIPGNCDTKEVIDELNNYGLNIDGKVKKVENINFVGLGGSNKTPFNTPNEYTEEELYCKLLNLVRNLKNVFLITHVPPYNTMADIIDLNNDIHVGSKSIRKIIEEFNDNIIFCACGHIHESRCIDKIGKTIIVNPSPKSYFIYDTKKNIVVLEDFSGY
- the ribH gene encoding 6,7-dimethyl-8-ribityllumazine synthase, translating into MVNLGFVIAEFNRDITYMMEKVAEEHAEFLGATVKYKIIVPGVFDMPLAVKKLLEKDDVDAVVTIGCVIEGETEHDEIVVHNAARKIADLALQYDKPVTLGISGPGMTRLQAQERVDYGKRAVEAAVKMVKRLKVLEK
- a CDS encoding chloride channel protein, whose translation is MIMNIVSKKINRLIKMLKWISIASLIGIVGGLSSIILSIIIEHFPEKNNILLIPIVFFICGLFVDYIYELKGSGIDRVLKALNNNIPLTWIKGLLKVLLAGIVIAVGGSAGKEGPCVQSSASFADELYRLLKLRNRELVIITGIAGGLSGAFAAPLGTAILACEIIEHENFSYINILPPIIASVVGYIIYYLSTGKRHLFNVYFIYTLHPMDFIWFIIGAFFCSFIAYLYIKTYRKISSTFDTIKLPYCIKTLIGGIIVAVIGYFIPEIFGLGLDLIKDLFFIKYSLILLVLILIGKIFATSFTVGSGVPGGLIFPSMCIGAISGAIFGSIIGANPVPYIVLGIATSLSASTNAPLGGAVLCTEIFGFDFAVPSSIGAVIGYQTTKFDTIFKYIRF
- the hisE gene encoding phosphoribosyl-ATP diphosphatase, which translates into the protein MILEEVYEIIKKRIEEKPENSYVAKLTTDDEKKSAINKICEKIGEESTELILAAKDDKKDEIIYEAADLIFHTMVLLAYKNIEFKELLQEFERRRK